One segment of Candidatus Nealsonbacteria bacterium DNA contains the following:
- the holA gene encoding DNA polymerase III subunit delta — MLIFLYGQDTYRSRQKLNEIIGQYKKIHKSGLNLKYYDFKKDSFEDFQDQIQQISIFKEKKLAILKNVFSNQEVKEEFLKNFKHFLKLKSAILFYEENEVSGKDNFFNFLKVKAKIQNFQPLRGEKLKNWVRQEFFKLKTEINPEALNKLIEFVGNDLWCFSNEIKKLVSFKNGKKIEIKDVELLVKPKIEADIFKTVDALGLKNKKIALGLIHKHLEKGDSPLYLLSMINFQFRNLLIIKDLSQKNLSSFAISRITDIHPYIVKKTYFQAQKFTPEELKKIYQKIFQVELAIKTGRVEPETGLDILISEI; from the coding sequence ATGTTAATTTTTCTTTACGGTCAAGATACATATCGGAGTAGGCAGAAATTAAACGAGATTATCGGCCAGTATAAAAAAATCCATAAAAGCGGATTAAATTTAAAATACTACGATTTTAAAAAAGACAGTTTTGAAGATTTTCAAGACCAAATTCAACAAATATCAATATTTAAAGAAAAAAAATTGGCAATTTTAAAAAATGTTTTTTCCAACCAAGAGGTCAAGGAAGAGTTTTTAAAAAATTTCAAACATTTCCTTAAATTAAAATCTGCCATTTTGTTTTATGAAGAAAATGAAGTTTCAGGAAAAGATAATTTTTTTAATTTTTTGAAGGTTAAAGCTAAAATTCAAAACTTTCAACCGCTTAGAGGAGAAAAATTGAAAAATTGGGTTAGGCAAGAGTTCTTTAAATTAAAAACGGAAATTAATCCAGAAGCCCTGAACAAGCTCATTGAATTTGTCGGCAATGACCTTTGGTGTTTTTCCAATGAAATAAAAAAATTGGTTAGTTTTAAAAACGGAAAAAAAATTGAGATAAAAGATGTTGAACTTTTGGTAAAACCCAAAATTGAAGCCGATATTTTTAAAACAGTTGACGCCCTTGGCTTAAAAAATAAAAAAATTGCCCTAGGATTGATTCATAAACATTTAGAAAAAGGAGATTCACCCCTATATCTTCTTTCTATGATTAATTTTCAATTTCGGAATTTATTAATCATTAAAGACCTTAGCCAAAAGAATCTGTCTTCCTTTGCCATTTCCAGAATAACCGACATCCACCCTTATATTGTTAAAAAAACCTATTTTCAAGCTCAAAAATTTACACCTGAAGAATTAAAAAAAATTTACCAGAAAATTTTTCAGGTAGAATTGGCAATAAAAACCGGTAGGGTTGAGCCAGAGACCGGTTTAGACATATTAATCTCTGAAATATAG
- a CDS encoding response regulator, translating into MEKTILIIEDDKFLRELIGRKLIKEEYKVIESIDGEEGIKIAKEKKPDLILLDLILPGIGGFEVLVQIKNNPNLSKIPVIILSNLGQQEDVEKGLKLGAIDYLIKANLTPGEIIEKIKNAFIKNA; encoded by the coding sequence ATGGAAAAAACAATATTAATTATCGAAGACGATAAATTTCTTAGAGAATTAATTGGCAGAAAATTAATTAAAGAGGAATATAAAGTTATTGAATCTATTGATGGCGAAGAGGGGATAAAAATAGCTAAAGAAAAAAAACCGGATTTAATTTTGCTTGATTTAATTTTACCCGGCATAGGTGGATTTGAAGTTTTAGTTCAAATAAAAAATAATCCCAATTTATCTAAAATACCGGTTATTATTTTATCTAATCTTGGCCAACAAGAAGACGTAGAAAAAGGACTAAAATTAGGAGCAATTGACTATTTAATAAAAGCCAACCTTACCCCCGGGGAAATTATTGAAAAAATAAAGAATGCCTTCATAAAAAATGCCTGA
- a CDS encoding UDP-N-acetylmuramoyl-L-alanyl-D-glutamate--2,6-diaminopimelate ligase, with translation MKKILKKLIPPFLINRYHFLLSFLGAIIFGFPSKRIKVIGVAGTDGKSTTVFLISKILEEAGYKVALTSSIFFKIGKKQWLNTLKMTMPGRFVLQKFLRQAVDNECAYAILEVTDEGIKQHRHKFIDFKIAVLTNITSEHIEVHGSFEKMRQANEKLFQITKKTHILNLDDENIEHFLKFPADKKYGYNLKPQISDFKTAAQNLESVGAENCQVLSGGLRFYVNQREFNLKLLGEFNIYNSLAAICLGLSQDIDLETSKKALEKVEGIPGRMEEVIFKPFRVFVDYAVTPNALKQVYETINLKIKNQESKLVCVFGACGGGRDKWKRPILGEIAAEYCDEIILTNEDPYDEDPNRILSMIKSGISKSQFPTSNFYEILDRREAIKKSLELAKTGDIVIITGKGCEPLMCLAGGKKIPWDDRQIVKEEFEKNGEEDLSSSTSRALTKGREEDLSSSNSRAAAKGREEDLSSSNFKVK, from the coding sequence ATGAAAAAAATTCTTAAAAAATTAATCCCCCCTTTTTTGATTAACCGATATCATTTTCTTTTATCTTTTTTGGGAGCGATTATTTTTGGTTTTCCTTCCAAAAGAATAAAAGTTATTGGCGTGGCCGGCACCGATGGCAAATCAACTACCGTTTTTTTGATTAGTAAAATTTTAGAGGAAGCGGGTTATAAAGTAGCCCTTACTTCTTCCATTTTCTTTAAAATCGGCAAAAAACAATGGCTCAATACCCTGAAAATGACCATGCCCGGACGTTTTGTTTTACAAAAATTTTTAAGGCAGGCCGTAGATAATGAATGTGCCTATGCCATATTGGAAGTAACCGACGAGGGGATAAAACAACACCGCCATAAATTTATTGATTTTAAGATAGCGGTTTTGACCAATATTACTTCCGAACACATTGAAGTTCACGGTTCTTTTGAAAAAATGCGCCAAGCCAACGAAAAACTTTTTCAGATAACAAAAAAAACACATATTCTTAATTTAGACGATGAAAATATTGAACATTTTTTAAAGTTTCCGGCTGATAAAAAATACGGCTATAATCTCAAACCCCAAATCTCTGATTTTAAAACCGCAGCTCAAAATTTAGAATCGGTTGGGGCTGAAAACTGCCAAGTGTTATCAGGAGGATTAAGGTTTTATGTTAACCAAAGGGAGTTCAATTTAAAACTTTTAGGAGAATTTAATATTTATAATTCTTTGGCGGCAATTTGTCTCGGATTATCTCAGGACATTGATTTGGAGACCTCTAAAAAGGCCTTGGAAAAAGTTGAAGGAATTCCCGGAAGAATGGAAGAAGTAATTTTCAAGCCCTTTAGGGTTTTTGTTGATTATGCCGTTACGCCAAATGCTCTTAAACAGGTCTATGAAACAATTAATTTAAAAATTAAAAACCAGGAGTCAAAATTAGTATGTGTTTTTGGCGCTTGCGGCGGAGGAAGAGATAAATGGAAGAGACCGATTTTGGGGGAAATTGCCGCCGAATATTGCGATGAAATAATTTTGACCAATGAAGATCCTTATGATGAAGACCCAAATCGGATTTTATCAATGATAAAATCTGGGATTTCCAAATCCCAATTTCCAACCTCTAATTTTTATGAAATTCTTGATAGGCGAGAGGCAATTAAAAAATCTTTGGAATTAGCAAAGACGGGGGATATTGTTATTATAACCGGCAAGGGTTGTGAACCCTTGATGTGCTTAGCCGGGGGCAAAAAGATTCCCTGGGACGACAGGCAAATCGTTAAGGAGGAATTTGAAAAGAACGGAGAAGAAGATTTATCTTCTTCGACTTCCCGAGCGTTAACGAAGGGGAGAGAAGAAGATTTATCTTCTTCGAACTCCCGAGCCGCAGCGAAGGGGCGAGAAGAAGATTTATCTTCTTCGAACTTTAAAGTAAAATAA
- the mutM gene encoding DNA-formamidopyrimidine glycosylase: MPELPEVETIRIQLHKKIIGKKIGGRKIVGLRRRAKILIIDFDDGSSLIFHLKLTGQLIFNGKPSPYTRKVFNFDDGSRLIFNDVRKFGWWKEVKETKKMEEEFGPEPLEINFKNFKKLLKKRPNSKIKPLLMDQKFIAGIGNIYSDEILFAAKVAPLRLTKRLTEKETGDIFKNIKKILKAAIQHQGSSVEYYLDACGRPGNYVKYHKVYHREKCSLCGSKIKKIKISGRSAHFCPGCQRIE; encoded by the coding sequence ATGCCTGAACTCCCGGAAGTGGAAACGATAAGGATACAGTTACATAAAAAAATTATTGGCAAAAAAATAGGCGGCCGGAAAATCGTTGGTCTGCGGAGAAGGGCAAAAATTTTAATAATTGATTTTGACGACGGTTCAAGTTTAATTTTTCACTTAAAACTAACCGGGCAACTAATTTTTAACGGAAAACCTTCGCCATATACCCGCAAGGTTTTTAATTTTGACGATGGTTCGCGATTAATTTTTAATGACGTGCGTAAATTTGGTTGGTGGAAAGAAGTAAAAGAAACAAAAAAAATGGAAGAGGAATTTGGACCCGAGCCGTTAGAAATTAATTTCAAAAATTTCAAAAAACTCTTAAAGAAACGACCGAATTCAAAAATTAAGCCCTTGTTAATGGACCAAAAATTTATTGCCGGAATCGGCAACATTTATTCGGACGAGATTTTGTTTGCCGCAAAAGTAGCGCCGTTACGTTTAACCAAAAGACTAACCGAAAAAGAAACTGGGGACATCTTTAAAAATATTAAGAAAATCCTTAAAGCGGCAATTCAACACCAGGGCTCATCGGTTGAATATTATCTTGATGCTTGTGGTAGACCGGGCAATTATGTTAAATATCATAAAGTTTATCACCGAGAGAAATGTTCTTTGTGCGGCTCAAAAATTAAGAAAATAAAAATCAGCGGTCGTTCAGCTCATTTTTGTCCCGGCTGTCAGAGAATAGAATAA
- a CDS encoding magnesium transporter, with protein sequence MKTKEVVRKTKRVIINKTSYMQKSKNKNIQETAGGRMIGNVPLAFPDERISEIRKRIFEKAGEFETLNYIYVINEENKLKGVLSIKEIFQKEEGKAGDLMTKEIIKVYPQTDQEKIAILAIKHNLKAIPVVDKEGKFLGVVSSNTILNILHSEHIEDLLLFSGLHKNILFKDVSMNFSAGILAKERIPWLFFGLFGGIFAAQLVSFFETPLKGHFILAAFIPLMVYMADAVGAQSQTLFIRRLIIDYELNIKKYLFREIKVSFLIALVLGIILSLISLIWFSAPVLIGFILGISLFLTIIFASLIAILIPCLLNFLKKDPAVGAGPVATIIRDVSSLLIYFLIASLLFKLF encoded by the coding sequence ATGAAAACAAAAGAAGTTGTAAGAAAAACAAAAAGAGTTATCATTAATAAAACATCTTATATGCAAAAAAGTAAAAACAAAAATATTCAAGAAACAGCCGGAGGAAGAATGATTGGCAATGTTCCCCTGGCCTTTCCGGATGAAAGAATTTCGGAGATAAGAAAGAGAATTTTTGAAAAAGCCGGGGAATTCGAAACCTTAAACTATATTTATGTTATTAATGAAGAGAATAAATTGAAGGGCGTACTTTCTATCAAAGAAATTTTTCAAAAAGAAGAAGGAAAAGCAGGGGACTTAATGACTAAAGAAATTATTAAAGTTTATCCCCAGACCGATCAGGAAAAAATAGCTATTTTAGCCATAAAACATAATTTAAAAGCCATTCCGGTGGTAGATAAAGAAGGAAAGTTTTTGGGAGTAGTTTCTTCAAATACTATTTTAAATATTTTACATTCGGAGCATATTGAGGACCTTTTACTTTTTTCCGGTCTTCATAAAAACATTTTATTTAAAGATGTTTCAATGAATTTTTCAGCCGGGATTTTAGCCAAAGAAAGGATACCTTGGTTGTTTTTCGGTCTCTTTGGCGGAATTTTTGCCGCCCAACTTGTTAGTTTTTTTGAAACTCCCCTAAAGGGTCATTTTATTTTAGCTGCTTTTATTCCCTTAATGGTTTATATGGCCGATGCCGTCGGGGCTCAAAGCCAAACACTTTTCATCAGACGACTAATCATTGATTACGAGCTTAATATTAAAAAATATCTTTTTCGGGAAATTAAAGTTAGTTTTTTAATCGCTCTGGTTTTGGGAATTATTCTTTCCCTTATTTCTTTAATTTGGTTTTCAGCTCCCGTTTTAATCGGCTTTATTTTGGGAATTTCCTTATTTTTAACCATCATTTTTGCCAGCTTGATTGCCATTTTAATTCCCTGTTTATTAAATTTTTTAAAAAAAGACCCGGCAGTTGGCGCCGGACCCGTTGCCACCATCATCCGTGATGTTTCAAGTTTGCTGATTTACTTTTTAATTGCTTCTTTATTGTTTAAATTATTTTAG
- a CDS encoding endonuclease Q family protein, whose product MKFAPLENLDKWARVKGIKVLGSADFTHPEWFKNLKEKLEPAESGLFKLKKEDSGTRFILTAEVSCIYSKKNRVRKIHIIIFAPSFEIVEKINTHLGWIGNLKADGRPILGLDAKELAKIVLNISADCLIVPAHAWTPYFSIFGSRSGFNSIEECFEEYSKYIYTIETGLSSSPEMNWRLSTLDKITLISNSDSHSPAKLGREANVFEGSELSYNSITNAIKSTGETRANLKLVYTIEFYPEEGKYHYDGHRLCGVSLSPQESKKSGNICPNCGRPLTIGVLNRVEELADRPEGFKPENAIPFKSLIPLGEIIADALGVMTSTKRVEKEYKNLIDKFGSEFNILLDASRSELEKADLPEIAEGIIRVREGKANIEPGYDGVYGKIRIFSKKEEKKQLRQKTLF is encoded by the coding sequence ATGAAGTTTGCCCCCTTGGAAAATCTTGATAAGTGGGCAAGGGTTAAGGGAATTAAGGTTTTGGGGAGTGCCGACTTTACTCATCCTGAATGGTTTAAAAATTTGAAAGAAAAGTTAGAGCCGGCTGAATCCGGCCTGTTTAAGCTAAAAAAAGAGGATAGCGGAACTCGTTTTATTTTAACTGCCGAGGTTAGTTGCATTTATTCTAAAAAAAATCGGGTTAGAAAAATCCATATTATAATTTTCGCTCCTTCTTTTGAAATAGTTGAAAAAATTAATACTCATTTAGGATGGATTGGCAATTTAAAAGCTGACGGCCGACCAATTTTAGGATTAGACGCTAAAGAATTAGCTAAAATTGTTTTAAATATTTCAGCAGATTGCTTAATTGTCCCGGCCCACGCTTGGACTCCTTATTTTAGTATATTCGGTTCGCGTTCCGGTTTTAATTCAATTGAGGAATGTTTTGAAGAGTATTCAAAATATATCTATACGATTGAAACCGGTTTGAGCAGTTCGCCTGAGATGAATTGGCGGTTATCAACCCTGGATAAAATTACTTTAATCAGTAATTCAGATTCGCACAGCCCGGCCAAATTAGGCCGAGAGGCAAATGTTTTTGAGGGCTCTGAATTAAGTTATAACTCAATTACCAATGCTATAAAAAGCACGGGTGAAACCCGTGCAAATTTGAAATTAGTCTATACTATTGAGTTTTATCCGGAAGAAGGGAAATATCATTATGATGGCCATAGATTGTGTGGAGTTTCTCTCTCGCCTCAGGAGTCAAAAAAATCAGGAAATATCTGCCCGAACTGCGGTAGACCATTAACAATCGGGGTTTTAAATAGGGTTGAGGAATTAGCCGACAGGCCCGAGGGTTTTAAACCGGAGAATGCCATTCCTTTTAAAAGTTTGATTCCTTTAGGAGAAATAATCGCTGATGCTTTAGGGGTAATGACTAGCACAAAACGAGTTGAAAAAGAATATAAAAATCTGATTGACAAATTCGGTTCTGAGTTTAATATTTTACTTGATGCCTCTCGTTCCGAATTAGAAAAGGCAGATTTACCTGAAATTGCCGAAGGAATAATCAGGGTCAGAGAAGGAAAAGCAAATATTGAACCAGGCTATGACGGAGTTTACGGGAAAATTAGAATTTTTTCAAAAAAAGAAGAAAAAAAACAACTTCGACAAAAAACACTATTTTAA
- a CDS encoding class I SAM-dependent methyltransferase translates to MASHLLIFLILIILFFFLLLSFCFLLMALFALFGASFIPTPLKEIKRMLEVLQLKPGEIFYDLGSGDGRIVIEAAKNYKVKAIGIEINPILVFLSRLKIKKLGLEKNIQIHWGNFFQKDISQADAISTYLFQSTNNLLEKKFLLELKPKTRIVSSVFHFKNLPYLKSHPENSRIKLYQIP, encoded by the coding sequence ATGGCTTCCCATCTTTTAATTTTTCTGATTTTGATAATTCTTTTCTTTTTTCTCCTTTTGTCTTTTTGTTTTTTATTAATGGCTCTCTTTGCTTTGTTTGGAGCGTCCTTTATTCCAACCCCATTAAAAGAAATTAAAAGAATGCTTGAAGTTTTACAATTAAAACCAGGAGAAATTTTTTATGATTTAGGGTCGGGCGATGGAAGAATTGTAATCGAAGCGGCTAAAAATTACAAAGTCAAAGCAATAGGAATTGAAATTAATCCCATATTGGTTTTTTTGTCCAGATTAAAAATAAAAAAACTTGGCCTTGAGAAAAATATTCAAATTCATTGGGGTAATTTTTTTCAAAAAGATATTTCGCAAGCCGATGCGATTTCAACTTACCTTTTTCAATCTACCAATAATCTTTTGGAGAAAAAATTTCTTTTGGAATTAAAGCCAAAAACCCGAATCGTATCTTCTGTATTCCATTTTAAAAATCTTCCTTACTTGAAATCTCATCCAGAAAATTCAAGGATAAAATTGTATCAAATTCCTTAA
- the rpsT gene encoding 30S ribosomal protein S20, translated as MPISKSAKKALRQGLKRRVRNLARKKGVKHLLKKTRVLVLKKEVEEAKKLLPQVYKNLDKAAKVGLIKKKTANRKKSRIAKLINKSLEAGKQQQI; from the coding sequence ATGCCTATTAGCAAATCGGCAAAAAAAGCCCTACGACAAGGACTAAAAAGAAGGGTTAGAAACTTAGCCCGTAAAAAGGGAGTCAAACATCTTTTAAAAAAGACAAGGGTTTTGGTTTTAAAAAAAGAGGTTGAAGAAGCGAAAAAACTTCTGCCCCAGGTCTACAAAAACTTGGACAAGGCGGCTAAGGTTGGATTAATTAAAAAAAAGACCGCCAATAGAAAGAAATCAAGAATCGCCAAACTGATCAATAAATCATTAGAAGCAGGAAAGCAACAACAGATTTAA
- a CDS encoding NGG1p interacting factor NIF3 produces MTIKEIYNLAIQKGIEADFRGKEEIERMLKRLKEKYEKMPEEEKVEFDLEKLENPFSDTRILFADPQKEIKRVLVGIDIDGEELILADKLNNIDLVISHHPRGKALAGLDDVMQLQIDILVQYGVSVNIAEKLLRKRIEEVAREIAPANINRAIDMAKHLNVPLICIHTPCDNLAAKFVKEKLKKDNPLFLEEIINSLKEIPEYKEAIKLGAGPKIFVGHKENRAGKIVITEMTGGTEGAPEIYEKLAQAGAGTIIGMHISEKHREEAEKANINVVIAGHISSDSIGVNLFLDELEKRGIEIIPCSGLIRISRVKK; encoded by the coding sequence ATGACAATTAAAGAAATTTACAACTTGGCTATTCAAAAAGGAATTGAAGCCGATTTTCGGGGCAAGGAAGAAATTGAAAGAATGCTGAAAAGATTAAAAGAAAAATACGAGAAAATGCCGGAAGAAGAGAAGGTTGAGTTTGATTTGGAAAAATTAGAAAACCCCTTTTCCGATACCCGAATCCTTTTTGCCGACCCTCAAAAAGAAATTAAAAGGGTTTTAGTAGGAATTGATATTGATGGTGAAGAATTGATTTTAGCCGACAAACTTAATAATATTGATTTGGTTATTTCTCATCATCCCAGAGGAAAAGCCTTGGCCGGTTTGGACGATGTCATGCAATTGCAAATAGATATTTTGGTTCAATACGGTGTTTCGGTCAATATTGCGGAAAAACTTTTAAGAAAAAGAATAGAAGAAGTGGCTAGAGAAATTGCTCCGGCAAATATCAACCGGGCAATAGATATGGCTAAACATTTAAATGTTCCTTTAATTTGTATTCATACTCCTTGCGATAATTTGGCGGCTAAATTTGTAAAAGAAAAATTAAAAAAAGACAACCCCCTTTTTTTAGAGGAAATAATAAATTCATTAAAAGAAATACCGGAATATAAAGAAGCGATTAAATTAGGGGCTGGTCCTAAAATTTTTGTCGGTCATAAAGAAAATCGGGCCGGTAAAATTGTCATTACCGAAATGACCGGCGGAACCGAAGGAGCTCCCGAAATCTATGAGAAATTAGCTCAAGCCGGAGCCGGGACAATAATTGGTATGCATATTTCCGAAAAACACCGGGAAGAAGCCGAAAAAGCCAATATCAATGTCGTTATTGCCGGCCATATTTCTTCCGACTCAATTGGCGTAAATTTATTTTTAGATGAATTGGAAAAAAGAGGAATAGAAATCATTCCTTGTTCCGGCTTGATTAGAATTTCAAGGGTTAAAAAATAA